DNA sequence from the Cohnella herbarum genome:
GCTTCAAAAGCCAGGATTCGTATCTTAAGCATCACCGCGGAACTAGCCATTCGATCCCTGCTTGGTTCATATGGGCAGGTCTTATCGGATCGCTAGCCTCTTGGGCTTGGGGCGTTGGGGATCAATTGCTGCTTCTGACCCTGTTTGCGTTCGCCGCCGTCGCCCTGCATGTCTTTTTCGATTGGACGAATGCATACGGGGTACAATGCCTGCTGCCCTTTCGCAAAGAATGGCTTCATTTGGATATATTGTGTTTAACGGATCCTTTTCTGGTGGTCGTCCATGTTTCGGCGGTTGCCTTCGGAATTTTTGGAGGCCAACGTTATGCGTTATGGGCTTGCGCGATTGCATGGGGGACAACGCTCTTCTATATCGCTTGGAGATTCCTGCACCATGGGGTCGTATTGCGAAGAGTGAGAAGAAGATACCGACGTTGGCGTGCCGTCCATGTTCTTCCGGGATTATGGTGGTTTCGTTGGCAATACGTCGTTCAGACGGACGACGGGTTCGAAATGGGTTTCATCGAAGGGAGACGTTGGCTTCCTACCAAACGTTTGCCTCTTATCTCTCCGCATGTTTGCATCGAGGCTACTCGTCATGTCAGCTCGGTAAGAACGCTTCATGGATTCGCGAAAAGAGAATACGTAAGTTGGACGCGTGAACCGGACGGCGGGTATTTGGTCATCTGGACGGATCTTAGATTCTGGCGCGCTAAAGATTGGCCTTATCGAGCGGAAGTGAAGTTGGACGACCAACTTAACGTCGTAAACGAACGAATCGGCTGGTACAAGAAAACGTGGGAAGCCCCATACGTATAAATGCCATCGGCAGTATATGAACCGTCTTTTGAACCTTCTCCAAGCGGAGTGGGCTTCGAAGGCGGTTTTTTTCGTATTTCCGGAAACGCGAAATAGTTTCCCGGGAAAGCGCAGGAGCCGACACGGATTGTCGCAATTCCATTAATCGTTGGGAACCGGGGGTATCCTTAACGAGCTTAACGGCCCCATTTGTCGAAAATGATCGGGATGAGCTTCATTTAGGGCGGGAGTAGGTC
Encoded proteins:
- a CDS encoding metal-dependent hydrolase, which gives rise to MDTGSHLLFGATLAGLGFMSPEVASDPHLAAAVLTVTLVGSHAPDLDSVVRFKSQDSYLKHHRGTSHSIPAWFIWAGLIGSLASWAWGVGDQLLLLTLFAFAAVALHVFFDWTNAYGVQCLLPFRKEWLHLDILCLTDPFLVVVHVSAVAFGIFGGQRYALWACAIAWGTTLFYIAWRFLHHGVVLRRVRRRYRRWRAVHVLPGLWWFRWQYVVQTDDGFEMGFIEGRRWLPTKRLPLISPHVCIEATRHVSSVRTLHGFAKREYVSWTREPDGGYLVIWTDLRFWRAKDWPYRAEVKLDDQLNVVNERIGWYKKTWEAPYV